A genomic segment from Aspergillus chevalieri M1 DNA, chromosome 7, nearly complete sequence encodes:
- a CDS encoding uncharacterized protein (COG:S;~EggNog:ENOG410PV13) has protein sequence MENTFISEDPGFILQDDLFRSIETDLSQPQQEKEENILIQLSDASTKPLKVLKLEYTSDLPEYPSTDPNGYGYVINVPPNQQRETVEDMVNSIQYCVRQNYRNRPSSHSSFLGTSYTSSSYRCSGIKICEYAGIQLKNMHHTHVTDDLWTILQDIRQRIHEMERDTTKDAAYRFYRSAKNLFKNQLSCYHFQNSCQPKLTQSSIPNPLGGFDFYVRCINAPSDPAGHYTYRVPKNGSVHLQFLEGLLNNEIIMDMEECGAVESIKSKSLYCAYDHPQGPGKLVHAKCNVTFHWLIPTDLSQNPYFVFMSHGVHTHVPPPPRKAPAKIMNGILQLINQARSPSLTLGTFLKSPALQSFCAEHNCHTIQQIHESFSNMDPIQAVIRKQRLLHYPAGQNVNGVMFELGKNKDLQVSTS, from the exons ATGGAGAACACATTCATTTCTGAAGATCCTGGTTTTATCTTACAAGATGATCTAtttagatcaattgaaaccGACTTGAGTCAACCCCAGCAGGAG aaggaagaaaatattCTTATTCAGCTAAGTGATGCCTCAACGAAGCCATTGAAGGTCCTTAAATTAGAATATACAAGTGATCTTCCGGAATATCCATCTACTGATCCTAATGGATATGGGTATGTTATAAATGTGCCGCCGAATCAGCAGAGGGAAACTGTAGAGGACATGGTTAACAGT ATTCAGTACTGTGTTCGACAAAATTATCGCAACCGGCCTTCCAGCCATTCTTCATTCCTAGGAACATCATATACTAGCTCCTCTTATAGATGTTCTGGTATAAAGATCTGTGAATATGCCGGTATACAACTGAAAAATATGCATCACACTCATGTTACAGATGATTTATGGACAATTTTGCAAGATATTCGACAGCGCATTCatgagatggaaagagataCAACCAAAGATGCTGCATATAg ATTTTATCGATCAGCAAAAAATCTCTTTAAAAATCAACTATCTTGTTATCACTTTCAGAATTCTTGCCAGCCTAAGTTAACCCAAAGCTCCATTCCG AATCCTCTAGGTGGTTTCGATTTCTATGTTAGATGCATCAATGCACCATCAGACCCTGCAGGTCATTATACCTATAGAGTTCCAAAGAATGGCTCAGTGCACCTTCAGTTTCTTGAGGGATTGTTGAATAATGAAAttattatggatatggaagagTGCGGTGCTGTTGAATCAATCAAGTCAAAGTCACTGTATTGTG CATATGATCATCCTCAGGGACCTGGAAAATTAGTACATGCTAAATGTAATGTGACTTTCCATTGGTTAATTCCCACTGATTTAAGTCAAAATCCATATTTTGTCTTTATGTCTCATGGTGTTCATACACatgttcctccacctccacgaaAGGCACCTGCAAAAATTATGAATGGAATTCTGCAATTGATAAATCAGGCTCGGAGCCCAAGCTTGACACTGG GTACATTTCTTAAAAGTCCAGCATTACAATCATTCTGTGCTGAGCATAATTGCCATACAATTCAGCAAATTCATGAGAGTTTCTCAAATATGGACCCAATTCAAGCTGTCATTCGAAAACAAAGACTTCTCCATTATCCAGCTGGTCAGAATGTCAATGGTGTAATGTTCGAATTAGGAAAGAACAAAGATCTTCAGGTAAGTACTTCATAA
- a CDS encoding NAD-dependent epimerase/dehydratase family protein (COG:M;~EggNog:ENOG410PM6B;~InterPro:IPR036291,IPR016040,IPR005886;~PFAM:PF16363,PF01370;~go_function: GO:0003978 - UDP-glucose 4-epimerase activity [Evidence IEA];~go_process: GO:0006012 - galactose metabolic process [Evidence IEA]), translating to MMETPDRYDSNSPFEPCSPLSLDSPATDGFDLFDNDGYFEELQSDSLVGRYILVTGGLGFIGSHTTLELLKANYNVLIIDNLSNSFLSVLERINFLASKYHEQRGTKMPSLRLHSHNFRDQLALRQFLKEYRVPSETGRPMSRIAGVIHFAAYKAIEESIREPLKYYANNVSGLIDFAATLGEFGIKTFIFSSSATVYGTLATSGLPLREELCVHREQIVRDDDGVEKIVQPGCTGITNPYGRTKWMCETILADLAASDPEWTIVNLRYFNPIGCDSSGLLGEDPKQVPTNLLPVVIKVITGQYQELQIFGTDWETEDGTAVRDFIHVTDLARGHIAALNAANDGKLRDNFRAFNLGAGRGHSVMEVVNAMEEVSSKHIPVRTTGRRPGDIGSCVAVATRSHEELHWRTEKTLKDACLDICHFLDVSGLSS from the coding sequence ATGATGGAGACTCCGGACCGATATGACTCGAACAGTCCTTTCGAGCCTTGCTCCCCGCTTTCCCTAGATTCACCAGCAAcggacggattcgatttaTTTGATAACGATGGCTACTTCGAAGAGCTGCAGAGTGATTCTCTTGTTGGCCGGTACATACTGGTCACCGGTGGACTGGGCTTCATTGGCAGTCACACGACCTTGGAACTTCTGAAAGCCAACTATAACGTGCTAATAATCGACAACCTCAGCAATTCCTTCTTGAGTGTCTTGGAGCGGATCAACTTTCTGGCATCCAAATATCATGAGCAAAGAGGGACCAAAATGCCATCATTGCGGCTGCATTCCCATAATTTTCGAGACCAACTAGCACTGCGGCAGTTTCTTAAAGAGTACCGGGTTCCCTCCGAAACAGGTCGTCCCATGTCCAGAATCGCAGGTGTCATTCATTTTGCTGCATATAAAGCAATCGAAGAGAGTATCCGGGAGCCGTTGAAATACTATGCCAACAACGTAAGCGGACTGATAGACTTTGCAGCAACTCTGGGCGAATTTGGTATCAAGACGTTCATATTCTCCTCTTCGGCTACAGTATATGGAACCCTGGCAACTTCTGGTCTTCCTTTGAGAGAAGAGCTCTGCGTCCATAGAGAACAGATCGTTAGAGACGACGATGGAGTTGAAAAAATCGTACAACCCGGATGCACGGGAATCACCAATCCATATGGCCGCACGAAATGGATGTGCGAGACCATTCTAGCGGACCTGGCCGCTTCAGACCCCGAATGGACGATCGTGAATTTGCGATACTTCAATCCAATCGGATGCGACTCCTCCGGTCTTCTGGGCGAAGATCCCAAGCAAGTCCCAACCAACCTTCTACCGGTTGTCATCAAAGTCATCACAGGGCAATATCAGGAGCTGCAGATCTTCGGAACAGACTGGGAAACGGAAGACGGTACCGCCGTTCGCGACTTCATTCACGTTACAGACCTTGCTCGAGGACATATTGCTGCTCTCAACGCCGCCAATGACGGTAAACTGAGAGACAATTTCCGGGCATTCAATCTCGGCGCAGGACGTGGCCATTCTGTTATGGAAGTGGTGAACGCCATGGAGGAGGTCTCATCCAAGCATATTCCGGTAAGAACTACCGGACGTCGTCCTGGTGACATTGGCTCGTGTGTTGCTGTGGCCACCAGGTCTCACGAAGAGCTTCATTGGAGGACAGAGAAGACGTTGAAGGATGCATGTCTGGATATCTGTCATTTCTTGGATGTTAGTGGTTTGTCTTCATAG
- a CDS encoding spherulation-specific family 4 protein (CAZy:GH135;~COG:S;~EggNog:ENOG410PRJ3;~InterPro:IPR021986;~PFAM:PF12138;~TransMembrane:1 (o18-41i)) produces MNSQILANRFLQSKRSRLLVAFIVLVLILAIVIPPAVVIPLRDKSMGPKSKVFVPLYVYPAPGAWTPLENVVATHPSINFTVVINPGNGPGPNALPDANYTREIPRIASYDNVRLLGYVPITYTNRDIALVRRDVETYAGWPVNGSNPDLTVQGIFFDETPQEYDDRALGYLQELTDLVKRSSGLGPDKYVFHNPGVVPDYRYISTADSTVVFEATYDTFQERRKAKVFKTLSDDNRGQLCAVIHSVPDSVQGSKLRSLVKKARKVAEEVYITHLRVDYYAGFGHSWGDFVDLMAA; encoded by the exons ATGAACTCCCAAATACTGGCAAACCGGTTCCTCCAGAGCAAGCGTTCCCGCCTCCTCGTAGCATTCATTGTCCTCGTTCTGATTCTAGCCATCGTCATCCCTCCAGCAGTGGTCATCCCACTCCGAGACAAAAGCATGGGCCCGAAGTCAAAAGTGTTTGTCCCTCTCTATGTGTATCCTGCTCCCGGCGCGTGGACTCCGTTGGAGAATGT AGTCGCCACACATCCGAGCATTAACTTTACCGTTGTGATTAATCCCGGCAATGGACCGGGTCCCAATGCCCTGCCGGATGCAAATTACACGCGCGAGATTCCCCGAATTGCTTCCTATGATAATGTGCGGCTTCTGGGATACGTTCCCATTACTTATACCAATCGTGATATTGCACTTGTGCGCAGAGATGTTGAGACGTATGCTGGGTGGCCAGTTAACGGTTCCAATCCTGACCTCACGGTCCAAGGTATATTCTTTGATGAGACGCCGCAGGAATACGATGACCGTGCTTTGGGTTATTTGCAGGAACTCACGGACTTAGTAAAGAGGAGTTCGGGGTTGGGTCCCGATAAATAT GTATTCCACAACCCCGGCGTCGTTCCAGACTACCGCTACATATCGACAGCCGATTCCACCGTAGTCTTCGAAGCAACATATGATACCTTCCAAGAGCGCCGCAAAGCGAAAGTATTTAAAACCCTCTCGGACGACAATCGTGGCCAGTTATGTGCGGTAATTCATTCCGTACCAGATAGCGTGCAAGGCTCCAAATTGCGCAGTCTGGTAAAGAAGGCCCGGAAGGTTGCTGAGGAGGTCTATATTACGCATTTGAGGGTAGATTACTATGCGGGTTTCGGGCACAGTTGGGGTGATTTTGTGGATTTGATGGCAGCTTGA
- a CDS encoding endo alpha-1,4 polygalactosaminidase (CAZy:GH114;~COG:S;~EggNog:ENOG410PJDR;~InterPro:IPR017853,IPR004352,IPR013785;~PFAM:PF03537;~TransMembrane:1 (o20-42i);~go_function: GO:0003824 - catalytic activity [Evidence IEA]), which translates to MTPMGQSTGGWKTWSTKKKLIVLVSAVLVLILVLGLALALGLKHDKEREPRETPPTPAKWQPAAGSTFQIVLLYQLDDTSTNTDIYDIDLFYNTKETISQLHREGRKVLCYFSAGSYEDWRDDRAQFHKSDLGSNLAGWPGERWLDINSENVRRIMLSRLDTARDKGCDGVDPDNVDGYDNHNGLGLTRADAADYVNWLANETHARDMSMGLKNAGDIIPYVIRNMQWSVNEQCGEYKECETYSSFIEAGKPVFHIEYPKGNEVNDSLAVTNAQKQSVCGSDGAMGFSTVMKNMNLDDWIQTC; encoded by the coding sequence ATGACCCCTATGGGCCAATCCACGGGAGGGTGGAAGACGTGGTctacgaagaagaagctcatCGTTCTCGTCTCGGCCGTACTCGTGCTTATTCTAGTCTTGGGTCTTGCTCTGGCTTTGGGTTTAAAGCACGATAAGGAGCGGGAGCCAAGAGAGACGCCGCCGACACCTGCAAAATGGCAACCAGCAGCCGGGTCGACATTTCAAATTGTCCTTCTCTACCAGCTCGACGATACATCGACTAACACGGATATATACGACATCGACCTCTTCTACAACACAAAAGAAACCATCTCGCAACTCCACCGCGAAGGTCGAAAAGTCCTCTGCTATTTTTCCGCCGGAAGCTACGAAGACTGGCGCGACGACAGAGCCCAATTCCACAAATCCGACCTCGGCTCAAACCTAGCCGGCTGGCCAGGCGAGCGCTGGCTCGACATCAACTCCGAAAATGTGCGCAGAATCATGCTCTCCCGCCTAGATACAGCCCGTGACAAGGGCTGCGATGGCGTCGACCCGGATAATGTCGACGGCTACGATAACCACAACGGACTAGGTCTGACGCGCGCAGATGCTGCGGACTACGTCAATTGGCTGGCTAATGAGACGCATGCGCGAGATATGTCGATGGGTTTAAAGAATGCGGGGGATATCATTCCGTATGTTATTAGGAATATGCAGTGGAGTGTGAATGAGCAGTGTGGGGAGTATAAGGAGTGTGAGACTTATTCTAGTTTTATTGAGGCGGGGAAGCCGGTTTTTCATATTGAGTATCCGAAGGGGAATGAGGTGAATGATTCGCTTGCGGTTACTAATGCACAGAAGCAGAGTGTTTGTGGATCGGATGGGGCGATGGGGTTTTCGACGGTGATGAAGAATATGAATTTGGATGATTGGATCCAGACGTGTTGA
- the agd3 gene encoding putative extracellular serine-rich protein (COG:S;~EggNog:ENOG410PKR3) — protein sequence MSLIPSSFFSSMSPAAPPVDSKPVSSNILVIAKDNATASDATSGLNAYGVPFTALLVPQNGVQLPALNSSEGGNFGGIFITSEVSYDYGQERGFQSALTPDQWNQLYAYQIEYGVRMVHQDVYPGDRFGTTPAGEGCCANDVEQLVSISDTSEFPTAGLKIGEGVTTKGLYHYPATIVNTTNTKEIAQFAENGVITTKTTAAVINNFGGRQQMAFFISSNTTWSQTSTYLQHAWINWITRGTHAGQRRVIFNTQIDDMFLESDIYNSPGTVYRITPADMNGIVEWLPSIRAKMNPGSDYFMEIGHNGNGNIEASSTTEEGESICNGGGIEYESPPDTEMEFKKPQGTGTDLWPVRTTAYTWSSACTNRDELLLWWTNEANRDQFAHVSHTFTHLEQNNATYSDASKEIFYNQAWLKQVGISSAKKYTSQGIIPPAITGLHNGDALKAWWDNGVRNCVGDNTRSVLVNQENSMWPYFTTVEHDGFAGMQVNPRWATRIYYNCNSPKCTVDEWIETSHGTGNYGNGGFNDLLTAEKSDTMVRLLSLSHSPYMFHQANLHNANVEPITINGNTGNYSIFQAWVETQVQEFTRLVNWPMVSTTHQEMSDAYLSRYTRDQCKYNMSYLTSNREITGVTVSAENANCAAPIPVTFSVPPTDTQGFKTEQIGSDPLTVWVKLSGSPVTFTLSKPIPF from the exons ATGTCTCTCATCCCATCATCTTTCTTTTCGAGCATGTCTCCGGCAGCACCGCCGGTTGACAGTAAGCCTGTTTCATCCAACATATTGGTCATTGCGAAAGATAATGCCACCGCAAGCGACGCAACTTCGGGCCTCAATGCCTATGGTGTCCCATTCACCGCGCTGCTTGTCCCTCAAAACGGCGTCCAGTTGCCAGCACTGAACAGCAGCGAGGGTGGTAACTTCGGGGGTATCTTTATCACCTCCGAAGTGAGTTATGATTATGGGCAAGAACGTGGCTTCCAGAGTGCTTTGACTCCAGACCAATGGAACCAGCTCTACGCCTACCAGATTGAATATGGTGTGAGAATGGTCCATCAGGATGTCTATCCTGGGGACAGATTCGGTACCACTCCTGCTGGTGAAGGCTGCTGCGCAAATGACGTGGAGCAACTGGTGTCGATTTCCGATACTAGCGAGTTCCCAACAGCGGGCCTGAAGATAGGCGAGGGCGTCACGACCAAAGGCCTTTATCATTACCCAGCTACCATTGTCAATACAACGAACACCAAAGAAATTGCACAATTTGCGGAGAACGGTGTGATTACTACTAAGACCACTGCTGCGGTCATCAACAACTTCGGCGGCCGACAGCAGATGGCTTTTTTCATTTCGAGCAACACCACATGGAGTCAGACTTCGACCTATCTTCAACATGCTTGGATTAACTGGATCACGCGCGGTACACATGCTGGACAGCGACGTGTTATCTTCAATACGCAGATTGATGACATGTTCCTTGAGTCGGACATTTACAACTCTCCAGGAACCGTCTATCGCATCACTCCCGCGGATATGAACGGCATTGTTGAATGGCTTCCGTCGATCAGGGCGAAAATGAACCCCGGTAGTGACTATTTCATGGAGATTGGCCACAATGGCAACGGCAATATTGAGGCTTCCAGTACGACTGAGGAAGGAGAGTCTATTTGTAATGGCGGTGGAATCGAGTATGAGTCTCCCCCTGACACGGAGATGGAGTTTAAGAAGCCCCAAGGTACAGGAACCGACCTCTGGCCAGTACGGACAACAGCATACACGTGGTCTTCGGCCTGCACCAATCGGGATGAACTTTTGCTTTGGTGGACAAACGAGGCCAACCGGGACCAATTTGCGCATGTCTCGCACACTTTTACCCACTTGGAGCAGAACAATGCTACCTACTCTGATGCAAGCAAAGAAATCTTTTACAACCAGGCTTGGTTGAAGCAAGTTGGTATCTCCTCGGCCAAGAAATATACGTCCCAGGGTATTATCCCGCCTGCCATTACTGGTCTGCACAACGGCGATGCTCTCAAAGCGTGGTGGGACAACGGAGTCCGGAACTGCGTTGGCGACAACACACGCTCTGTGCTTGTGAACCAGGAGAATAGCATGTGGCCATACTTTACTACTGTTGAGCATGATGGATTTGCTGGTATGCAGGTAAACCCTCGTTGGGCCACACGTATCTACTACAACTGCAACTCGCCCAAGTGTACCGTGGATGAGTGGATTGAGACGTCTCACGGCACTGGAAACTATGGGAATGGCGGATTTAATGACTTGCTCACCGCGGAGAAATCCGATACCATGGTTCGTCTGCTCAGTCTATCCCACTCACCGTACATGTTCCACCAGGCCAACCTCCACAACGCCAATGTTGAACCTATCACAATCAATGGCAATACTGGGAACTATTCTATCTTCCAAGCGTGGGTTGAGACTCAGGTCCAAGAGTTCACCCGTCTTGTGAACTGGCCCATGGTCAGCACGACACATCAAGAG ATGTCCGATGCATACCTATCCCGCTACACCCGCGATCAATGCAAGTACAACATGAGCTATCTCACGTCGAACCGCGAGATCACCGGTGTGACGGTTTCCGCCGAAAATGCCAACTGCGCAGCACCCATTCCAGTGACGTTCTCTGTTCCCCCGACCGATACACAGGGATTCAAGACTGAACAGATCGGGAGCGATCCTCTTACGGTGTGGGTGAAGCTTTCTGGCTCACCGGTTACCTTTACGCTTTCGAAGCCTATCCCGTTCTAG